Proteins from a genomic interval of Cheilinus undulatus linkage group 15, ASM1832078v1, whole genome shotgun sequence:
- the nepro gene encoding nucleolus and neural progenitor protein isoform X1 — protein sequence MAAELWNRVNIPIPSAVCCVRIQFSSNTDAKIKTLMAEIDKVLKLTGSEVLQTEVRVLYKLLYVLNNSFRGNKTFKGLQQVKQCVSRLEKMNLEVSLKELKELCPPRVQRQLGIKTGECEVPSQPMLEWLCLKVLGATQLMCCTLNRCSRAFILSKQQMKWEEFLILNIVISSMLSRLWVMFRGVLCCLSTLYQALLEILKDVAKAQPMPFLTNFSLPADVALFLDPSDALLLTKQSAHDPEVKQQRKKMPSVLVKNQRQTKKVKEDLGIAVDRGSVADTDMKPFLKIFNNFPKDKSLQLKRQKAERKQKFIKQLRKATTFTDMESCLTKMIQWCRSQRMKKERCLLTFLHLKCKRMKGLETAGYKIHKRFNNLRKEAYWAFSPQGSVPKSCRSSAAMLGNVRLRTPFHLLRGQMKSSAVRCGMKTKWMKKRRKRTEILESGLPGDNQRNRKTNEQTLHTKENDDIDDIFASFGL from the exons ATGGCTGCGGAGTTGTGGAACAGGGTAAACATCCCCATCCCCAGCGCGGTCTGTTGTGTCCGTATTCAGTTCAGCTCAAACACTG ATGCTAAAATCAAAACATTGATGGCGGAAATCGATAAGGTTCTCAAACTGACTGGGAGTGAGGTTCTTCAGACTGAGGTCAGAGTTCTCTACAAGTTACTGTACGTCCTTAACAACAGTTTCAGGGGCAACAAGACGTTTAAAGGCTTACAGCAG GTTAAACAATGCGTCAGCAGACTGGAGAAGATGAATCTGGAAGTTTCTCTTAAGGAGCTGAAGGAGCTGTGTCCCCCTAGAGTTCAGCG aCAACTTGGCATCAAGACTGGGGAGTGTGAAGTTCCCAGTCAGCCCATGCTGGAGTGGCTTTGCCTCAAAGTTCTTGGCGCCACCCAGCTGATGTGCTGCACACTGAATCGCTGCAGTAGAGCTTTCAT ACTCTCAAAACAGCAGATGAAATGGGAAGAGTTTCTTATCTTGAACATCGTGATAAGTAGCATGCTCAGTCGTCTCTG GGTTATGTTCCGCGGGGTCCTGTGCTGCCTATCTACTCTGTACCAGGCGCTCCTGGAGATCCTCAAAGATGTGGCCAAGGCCCAACCCATGCCGTTCCTCACAAACTTCTCCCTGCCAGCAGATGTGGCTCTCTTCCTGGATCCGTCTGATGCGCTCTTACTGACCAAGCAGTCAGCTCATGACCCTGAAGTCAAACAGCAGAGGAAGAAGATGCCATCTGTTTTAGTCAAGAACCAGAGGCAGACAAAGAAGGTTAAAGAAGACCTGGGTATAGCTGTTGACAGAG GTTCAGTTGCTGACACTGACATGAAACCATTTCTCAAGATTTTTAATAACTTCCCAAAG GACAAGTCCCTCcagctaaaaaggcaaaaagctgAAAGGAAACAGAAGTTCATAAAACAGCTGAGAAAGGCTACGACCTTCACAGACATGGAGAGCTGTCTAACAAAGATGATCCAGTGGTGCAGATCTCAAAGGATGAAAAAGGAAAGATGCCTCTTAACCTTCCTGCATTTGAAATGCAAAAGGATGAAAGGCCTGGAAACAGCAGGTTACAA AATCCACAAAAGGTTCAACAACCTCAGAAAGGAAGCTTACTGGGCTTTTTCTCCTCAAGGGTCAGTGCCAAAGTCCTGCCGGTCTTCTGCTGCAATGCTAGGAAATGTTCGCCTGAGAACTCCTTTTCATTTGTTAAGAGGTCAAATGAAGTCTTCTGCAGTTAGATGTGGTATGAAAACGAAATGGATgaagaaaagaaggaagagGACTGAGATCCTAGAGTCTGGGCTCCCAGGAGACAACcaaagaaacaggaaaacaaatgaACAGACACTTCATACCAAAGAAAATGATGACATAGATGATATATTTGCCTCTTTTGGTTTGTGA
- the nepro gene encoding nucleolus and neural progenitor protein isoform X2: MAEIDKVLKLTGSEVLQTEVRVLYKLLYVLNNSFRGNKTFKGLQQVKQCVSRLEKMNLEVSLKELKELCPPRVQRQLGIKTGECEVPSQPMLEWLCLKVLGATQLMCCTLNRCSRAFILSKQQMKWEEFLILNIVISSMLSRLWVMFRGVLCCLSTLYQALLEILKDVAKAQPMPFLTNFSLPADVALFLDPSDALLLTKQSAHDPEVKQQRKKMPSVLVKNQRQTKKVKEDLGIAVDRGSVADTDMKPFLKIFNNFPKDKSLQLKRQKAERKQKFIKQLRKATTFTDMESCLTKMIQWCRSQRMKKERCLLTFLHLKCKRMKGLETAGYKIHKRFNNLRKEAYWAFSPQGSVPKSCRSSAAMLGNVRLRTPFHLLRGQMKSSAVRCGMKTKWMKKRRKRTEILESGLPGDNQRNRKTNEQTLHTKENDDIDDIFASFGL, translated from the exons ATGGCGGAAATCGATAAGGTTCTCAAACTGACTGGGAGTGAGGTTCTTCAGACTGAGGTCAGAGTTCTCTACAAGTTACTGTACGTCCTTAACAACAGTTTCAGGGGCAACAAGACGTTTAAAGGCTTACAGCAG GTTAAACAATGCGTCAGCAGACTGGAGAAGATGAATCTGGAAGTTTCTCTTAAGGAGCTGAAGGAGCTGTGTCCCCCTAGAGTTCAGCG aCAACTTGGCATCAAGACTGGGGAGTGTGAAGTTCCCAGTCAGCCCATGCTGGAGTGGCTTTGCCTCAAAGTTCTTGGCGCCACCCAGCTGATGTGCTGCACACTGAATCGCTGCAGTAGAGCTTTCAT ACTCTCAAAACAGCAGATGAAATGGGAAGAGTTTCTTATCTTGAACATCGTGATAAGTAGCATGCTCAGTCGTCTCTG GGTTATGTTCCGCGGGGTCCTGTGCTGCCTATCTACTCTGTACCAGGCGCTCCTGGAGATCCTCAAAGATGTGGCCAAGGCCCAACCCATGCCGTTCCTCACAAACTTCTCCCTGCCAGCAGATGTGGCTCTCTTCCTGGATCCGTCTGATGCGCTCTTACTGACCAAGCAGTCAGCTCATGACCCTGAAGTCAAACAGCAGAGGAAGAAGATGCCATCTGTTTTAGTCAAGAACCAGAGGCAGACAAAGAAGGTTAAAGAAGACCTGGGTATAGCTGTTGACAGAG GTTCAGTTGCTGACACTGACATGAAACCATTTCTCAAGATTTTTAATAACTTCCCAAAG GACAAGTCCCTCcagctaaaaaggcaaaaagctgAAAGGAAACAGAAGTTCATAAAACAGCTGAGAAAGGCTACGACCTTCACAGACATGGAGAGCTGTCTAACAAAGATGATCCAGTGGTGCAGATCTCAAAGGATGAAAAAGGAAAGATGCCTCTTAACCTTCCTGCATTTGAAATGCAAAAGGATGAAAGGCCTGGAAACAGCAGGTTACAA AATCCACAAAAGGTTCAACAACCTCAGAAAGGAAGCTTACTGGGCTTTTTCTCCTCAAGGGTCAGTGCCAAAGTCCTGCCGGTCTTCTGCTGCAATGCTAGGAAATGTTCGCCTGAGAACTCCTTTTCATTTGTTAAGAGGTCAAATGAAGTCTTCTGCAGTTAGATGTGGTATGAAAACGAAATGGATgaagaaaagaaggaagagGACTGAGATCCTAGAGTCTGGGCTCCCAGGAGACAACcaaagaaacaggaaaacaaatgaACAGACACTTCATACCAAAGAAAATGATGACATAGATGATATATTTGCCTCTTTTGGTTTGTGA